The window AacagaaaagagagagaaagtgagaaTGAAGAAAGGAAAACATGTCGAGAAACCTGTCGGGCCTATGTTTCCTAGGCTACATGTTAACGATACAGAGAAAGGAGGTCCTCGAGCTCCTCCGAGGAACAAGATGGCTTTGTATGAACAGTTTAGCATCCCTTCTCAAAGACAACAACAACCGACTTCTACAATTCCCCCGCCACGAAACCCTAATAATTCAACGGATCTAGGTCTTCAAGCATCGTCTAGCAGGGTAAACATAACTGATTTGTTCAATTTCATTGTTTAATTTCATCCATAAGAAGAAATAAATACTTATATGTGATGAATtcgaattttataaattagggttttgttttatgaattcgAATTTTCACATGATATTAGGGAACGGGTGGTCATGAGAAGTCTAGTTCTGTGTATACTGAAttcagcatgtcatcaacaccAAAACCCGATCCAAAGCCAATTCCgaaaaaagatgaagatgattTTGCAGTTCCTGTTTTTGTTCATTCGATGAAATTTCAAGATCCACGCAGGAAACATGTATGTAATGACTCGAGATTCAAAGTGGATGCAGTGAATAAGGAGAACCCGAACCCGCGTGTGGGTGTTCTGAATACCGAGAAAAGAGTACAGACAAGTGACCTTAATTTGAATGAATCTAGGGTTTATTCGAATATGGTTAACAGTAAATGCACAAATGCTTCAGATGAGTTTATCAGTTGTATGGATACCGGTTACACTTCTCAACCTAGGGTTGATTTATCCTTGAAGGAACAGGGACATGTGGATGAGATCTCGGAGAATACTATAGTCGATTCCATAGCTGTATCGGAGTTATCCCCTGATGATGTTGTTACAATGCTTGGTCAGAAATGTTTTTGGAGAGCTCGAAAACAACTAGTTAAGTAAGTTATTTCTAACTCTTACTTTAAGTTTTGGATATCCTTTTGTAAATTTGATGATTGGTTtctaaatttgaaaacattttttgcTTTAGACAAAATTAATTGATAGGAAAAAGTATTCACAATTTTGAATTTGCCCTCGATTTTATCTAATCCACTGTTTAAGACATGATTAATTGGTATTAATATCGGCTGcgatttgaaaatatattaaggaGTACTTTGTTAAAGTGgtcaaaatcttttttttactttgtaTACCATAATTAATTCAATGAACCCCTTTCAATTAATGTGTTTATAGTGAGAATTAAAGTATCTTTGATTTAGGGTTACTTGAATAATTaagtgtttaatttaaaataaccttGTTTTATGCATGTTATTTGGGATTAGGAGTATAAAtacatatctaataaatatatatttttttaaataataaagggtattttagtgtTTAGACTTTAGATTGATggtttaaatgatataattgataagtaaatgtttgattgaatattggattatttgaaattaatcacaaataacccacattaaatattttgttacaaCTCTATTAGGTAcatcattttttcattttttaaaggttaatttttttattaaatggagtTATGAATGTTGCTtttgtttatacaaaatttaacaaatgatctattttcttaaattgattttttttttttcagtcaGCAAAGGCTATTCGCACTTCAAATATTTGAGTTGCATCGATTGGTAACGGTACGCAACTTCTCTCATTTGTATAGAACAACTTATCTCGTTTAACAATACATCTGAAACTTTAGTTTTTCAATCAAAACAGGTCCAGAAGTTGCTCGCTGGTTCACCTCAAATCTTATTACAAGGCGACAAAACATCTTCCGAAAAACTTACACTAGACTTAGCCATAAAACCTTCTACTACCCAAACACCAAAACCAAAAGAAGCCAATGTCGAACCTCTCGAGCAGATAGAACACTCGATGGTTGGGAAAACCAACCCCTCTACATCGCTGAACCACCCCCACCCCCCGATTCAACCTCCCCCTAATAACAACACACAAATCCTTGGAACCGCTCCAGAAACAATCCCCGGTATGCACCCCTGGCCATATTATCAAACTGCTGAACACTTTTTCGTCCCTGAGATGTCTCCTTCTGAAGGATTCATATTCAAAGCCTACCCTATCACCGATTTTATGGGTCCTGTCcctcataataataataatatccctCCTCACCCAATCGGATATTTTCCACAGTTTGGAATTTCTACCATGAATCAAACCCTAATCGGACAAACACAACCAACAAATCCTTTCTATCCACCGAATGGGGCCCACATATCGATGACTTCAAGGGGAAGCGAGTTGCTACAACAAGTGAGTACAGCTAGTAGTCCAAGCGTGCAAGCGAGCGATGGAAGAAACGGAAACACTCTTCCTCTCTTCCCAACAGTATCAACTACAACTAAGGTTATCAAAGTGGTGCCTCATAACGCAACAACCGCGTCGGAATCTGTTGCCAGGATCTTTCAGTCGATTCAGGAAGGTAGGAAGTGAAGTTCGATCCTTAATGGTCCTTAATAGTCAGGAAGGTAGGAAGTGAAGTGAAGCTCGATCCTTAATGGTCCTTAATAGTCAGGAAGGTAGGAAGTGAAACTCAATCCTTAATAGTCAGGAAGGTAGGAAGTGAAACTCGATCCTTAATGGTTCCTTAATGGTTCCTTAATAGTATGTTCGCGAAACTTATGATGGTGTCTCTCCGGttctattttgttgttgttactTTTCAATGTTTTCCTTTCGTGCGACTTCGGTTACACTTGtgttgtgtatgtatatatatgtgttGCAATTACTGCTTTTGGTGGTGACAAATCTGAGTAGAGAAACTACATGAGAAGAAGAGGGAGTTTATTGTAATAGATAAAGAAGTTAGTTAATTAGTTTATCTTGTATTTTGTCATTTTCGATTTCCAAAAAAACTTATGTATGGAGGAGGAATCATGATTCCTAATTTCCCATTGGGAgttttaataaagataa is drawn from Impatiens glandulifera chromosome 3, dImpGla2.1, whole genome shotgun sequence and contains these coding sequences:
- the LOC124928714 gene encoding ELF3-like protein 2, whose protein sequence is MKKGKHVEKPVGPMFPRLHVNDTEKGGPRAPPRNKMALYEQFSIPSQRQQQPTSTIPPPRNPNNSTDLGLQASSSRGTGGHEKSSSVYTEFSMSSTPKPDPKPIPKKDEDDFAVPVFVHSMKFQDPRRKHVCNDSRFKVDAVNKENPNPRVGVLNTEKRVQTSDLNLNESRVYSNMVNSKCTNASDEFISCMDTGYTSQPRVDLSLKEQGHVDEISENTIVDSIAVSELSPDDVVTMLGQKCFWRARKQLVNQQRLFALQIFELHRLVTVQKLLAGSPQILLQGDKTSSEKLTLDLAIKPSTTQTPKPKEANVEPLEQIEHSMVGKTNPSTSLNHPHPPIQPPPNNNTQILGTAPETIPGMHPWPYYQTAEHFFVPEMSPSEGFIFKAYPITDFMGPVPHNNNNIPPHPIGYFPQFGISTMNQTLIGQTQPTNPFYPPNGAHISMTSRGSELLQQVSTASSPSVQASDGRNGNTLPLFPTVSTTTKVIKVVPHNATTASESVARIFQSIQEGRK